A portion of the Chaetodon trifascialis isolate fChaTrf1 chromosome 7, fChaTrf1.hap1, whole genome shotgun sequence genome contains these proteins:
- the drd2l gene encoding dopamine receptor D2 like has protein sequence MTLLNESDETSPPSFPLSSLEHNFSIFVTHDPSYSPVSFPTSSSLTSSSNCTSPPAASSPPYNFYAVLLVLLIFCVVFGNVLVCVAVSRERALQTTTNYLIVSLAVSDLLLATLVMPWGVYLEVVGEWRFSLIHCDILLTLDVMMCTASILNLCAISIDRYTAVAMPMLYNTRYSSRRRVAVMIAVVWFLSFAISCPLLFGLNNTASREGTTCSFADPAFVVYSSVASFYVPFIVTLLVYAQICVVLRRRGRRTAPPRRHGLHAQGGSEAAEGHRHRKNKCTQPEDVKLCTLILRPATAGPQRKKVTLVKEALVHPLEVEPGQFLPQTEQSLATPPPPPPPPPAPPVPQTSSHSVRARISLAISVGPAPVLPSTVTRSALTPRPPTLEDGMRGREGWRERSSGRERWGITKERVRGRLSQQKERKATQMLAIVLGVFIICWLPFFLTHVLKAHCRSCCISPSLYSAVTWLGYLNSAVNPVIYTTFNIEFRKAFIKILHC, from the exons ATGACTTTGCTCAACGAGTCAGACGAgacctcccctccctctttccctctctcctcccttgaGCACAATTTCTCCATCTTTGTCACCCATGACCCCTCATACTCCCCCGTATccttccccacctcctcctcgcTGACGTCCTCCTCCAACTGCACCAGTCCTCCggcagcctcctctcctccgtaCAACTTCTACGCggtgctgctggtgctcctGATCTTCTGCGTGGTGTTCGGTAACGTGCTGGTGTGCGTGGCGGTGTCGCGGGAGCGCGCCCTGCAGACCACCACCAACTACCTCATCGTCTCGCTGGCTGTGTCCGACCTGCTGCTGGCCACGCTGGTCATGCCCTGGGGCGTCTacctggag GTGGTGGGAGAGTGGCGCTTCAGTCTCATCCACTGCGACATCCTGCTCACCCTGGACGTCATGATGTGCACCGCCAGCATCCTCAACCTCTGCGCCATCAGCATCGACAG ATACACAGCAGTCGCCATGCCGATGCTCTACAACACCAGATACAGTTCCAGGAGGAGGGTGGCCGTGATGATTGCTGTGGTGTGGTTCCTCTCTTTTGCCATCTCCTGCCCTTTGCTGTTTGGACTCAACAACACTG CCAGCCGGGAAGGCACCACGTGCAGCTTTGCCGATCCGGCCTTCGTGGTGTACTCATCTGTCGCCTCCTTCTACGTTCCCTTCATTGTCACTTTGCTGGTGTATGCGCAGATCTGCGTGGTGCTGCGCAGGCGAGGCAGACGCACCGCCCCGCCACGTAGACACGGCCTGCACGCTCAAGGCGGGTCTGAGGCAGCAGAAGGCCATCGACACAGGAAG AATAAGTGCACACAACCAGAGGATGTGAAGTTGTGCACCCTGATCCTGAGGCCCGCCACCGCCGGCCCACAGCGCAAGAAAGTG acCTTGGTGAAGGAGGCGTTGGTTCACCCCCTCGAAGTGGAGCCGGGTCAGTTCCTGCCACAGACCGAGCAGAGCCTGGCtactcccccacctcctcctcctcctcctcctgctcctcctgttccACAAACCTCCTCCCACTCTGTACGGGCCAGGATCTCCTTGGCCATCTCAGTTGGACCTGCCCCGGTTCTTCCCTCGACCGTGACACGATCGGCCCTGACGCCTCGGCCCCCGACCCTTGAGGATGGCATGAGGGGCCGTGAAGGGTGGAGGGAGCGCAgcagtggcagagagagatggggcaTCACCAAGGAGAGGGTCAGAGGGAGGCTGTCGCAGCAGAAGGAGCGGAAGGCAACGCAGATGCTCGCTATCGTGCTCG GCGTGTTCATCATCTGCTGGCTGCCTTTCTTCCTGACACACGTGCTGAAGGCCcactgcaggagctgctgtatCTCACCTTCGCTTTACAGCGCCGTCACCTGGCTGGGATACCTCAACAGCGCCGTCAACCCTGTCATCTACACCACTTTCAACATCGAGTTTCGCAAAGCCTTCATCAAGATCCTGCACTGCTGA